TAGACACAATGAGGGACGCCTCCTGCTCATATACCCGTCCATAACTCATCAAGGAGGCATTGCCGGCTGTTACCTCTGCATAATAGCCTTTGCGGAGAGTGGGTTGTGCGTTTCTGGTATGGATTAAGGTCTTGTAATAGTTAAGCAGCGAGCTGGGATCAGCGGCTAGAGTCTGCACATTGAACTGCGCGAAATTGGAGTTAAGCGCACGCCACGGAGTGCCGGTGGTAAAACCAGACTTAGCTCCATTGGTCCACTGCATTGGTTTGCGTTTGTCTTCATCTACACCAGAACCCAGCATGCCTACCTCTTCGCCGTAATACAGGAAGGGAACGCCCGGCATGGTCAAGTACAAGGCTGCCGCTTGTTTCATTTGGGCCAGGTTGGCACCTAGCTCGTCCATGACGCGGTTTTGATCATGGTTGGTTAGAAACGTGGCATACTGGAGTTTTGGGTAAAGCCGGTTGACCAGGTTCAATTGATTCCGCAAGCCCGCCGGATTGGTATTTTTCACCGAATTGATAATCGCTGACGCCAAGTCAAATTCAAACGCCATGTCCAGCCTGTTGTCTTGTACATAAGGAACCACGGCCGAAGTATTAGACCAGGCTTCGCCTACCGTAAAAGCGTCTGGGTTGGACTTTTTTACTTCCTGGTGAAACTCTTGCAAAAGGCTGAAGGTCTCAGGGGTGCTTTCAAGTTTCGGGCCGTCTTCGTCTAAATATTTGACGGCATCAATCCGGTAACCGTCCACGCCTTTGTTCAGCCAAAAACGAGTAATCTCCCACATAGAACTCTTCAGCTGGGGGTTGCTCCAATTTAAGTCTGGCATGCCACTATAGAAAATACCATAGTAATACTTCCCGTTTTTCTGATGCCATACTCCTTGCCCCCAAGGCCCAATTGTGCCCGGATTGGTATCTGACCAGATGTACCAGTCCCGGAAGCTGTTTGTGGTGCTGCTGCTGGACTGCTGAAACCAAGGGTGCTGGTCTGAGGAGTGGTTCATCACGAAATCAATGATTACTTTGATGCCACGGGCATGAGCGGCCGCCAGAAATTCTTCAAAATCGGCCATAGTGCCATAATCTGATTCGGTGGCGTAGTAGTTGGTCACATCATACCCGTGATAGCTAGGCGATTCCATCATGGGCATGAGCCAAATACCGGTTATGCCCAGGTCTGTAGTGGTGGCAGGATTGCCATCGTTTAGGTAATCTAACTTTTGAATAAGCCCTTTAAAATCGCCTTTTCCGTCGCCGTTACTGTCATAGAAGCTTCTTACAAAGATTTCATAGAAGACCGCATCATTCCACCAAAAGGTAGGATAGTCAGCGTTGACGGGCACGTTTCCTGAAGTGGCACAAGACCCAAAAAGAAAGCTTGGCGTCTTCACCGAGGTGGTGGCATCTAACGTGCGGTTCCAAACTCCTTCCCCGCCAGACACTCCGCAGGCGCTGGGAACCTGCTCTGCGCCAGATGTGGAGGAGCCATTAACGAATTTGTATTGAAAGAGTCCGCCCGCTGGTAATGCTACGTTCACCGTGTACACTCCGTCCCCTTCTGGGTCTTGCACTGGAATAGAACCAGGGTTCCAGTCTGCGCCGTACCCAGCCAGAGCCTGAAAGTTGCCCATTACGTACACGCCGCCACTAGCTACCGTTTGCTGGCTCATGTCTACGGCAAAGGTTATCTGTGTTGTACAAGAAC
The nucleotide sequence above comes from Nibribacter ruber. Encoded proteins:
- a CDS encoding alpha-amylase family glycosyl hydrolase; this translates as MHAQQVQLTFRVDMSQQTVSPNGVHVAGSFQSESGVGADWNPATSVMTDADKDNVYELTVNVPAGVYEYKFINGSTWLAPQPELVPAACGMEDGAGNVNRQVTVGASNVRLPVVSFGSCTTQITFAVDMSQQTVASGGVYVMGNFQALAGYGADWNPGSIPVQDPEGDGVYTVNVALPAGGLFQYKFVNGSSTSGAEQVPSACGVSGGEGVWNRTLDATTSVKTPSFLFGSCATSGNVPVNADYPTFWWNDAVFYEIFVRSFYDSNGDGKGDFKGLIQKLDYLNDGNPATTTDLGITGIWLMPMMESPSYHGYDVTNYYATESDYGTMADFEEFLAAAHARGIKVIIDFVMNHSSDQHPWFQQSSSSTTNSFRDWYIWSDTNPGTIGPWGQGVWHQKNGKYYYGIFYSGMPDLNWSNPQLKSSMWEITRFWLNKGVDGYRIDAVKYLDEDGPKLESTPETFSLLQEFHQEVKKSNPDAFTVGEAWSNTSAVVPYVQDNRLDMAFEFDLASAIINSVKNTNPAGLRNQLNLVNRLYPKLQYATFLTNHDQNRVMDELGANLAQMKQAAALYLTMPGVPFLYYGEEVGMLGSGVDEDKRKPMQWTNGAKSGFTTGTPWRALNSNFAQFNVQTLAADPSSLLNYYKTLIHTRNAQPTLRKGYYAEVTAGNASLMSYGRVYEQEASLIVSNLGSDALLNPSISMSVSTLQAGTYQVRELIGDRAVGSVTINEQGGFSNWQIPGPLAADQTWILLLTRGTTTGIKEEPHLETTLFPNPAADNVTLTLQNPPKSSNQLLVYDVTGKLMTKTSFKGQSITLNTRSWANGTYFLKIQSEGLVTMKRLIVAH